From the Juglans microcarpa x Juglans regia isolate MS1-56 chromosome 7D, Jm3101_v1.0, whole genome shotgun sequence genome, the window TGCATGTCCAGCTGAAAGAAAGCAGCGTGCTGAAGAAGCGCAGCAGTCTTCCAGGGCTAATGGTGCAACTGCAGAAAATGGAGGCTCAGCGGTAACTTTTTTGCCCCCCTTCTtatttttcctctccttttgTTACAAGCGTTTCAGtttgcattttttctttttgtccgtctctgtctctctctgggCTAGGGAGTGGGCCCATCAAATATCTCTATCTGTAACCTTATTGTGGcgcacaatttattttttagaatgcttacATGATCCTCTAGGTTGACCATTAAAGTATAGATATCAGGGTTGGAATGCTGGATCACATATACCATCGGTTACAAGCTTTTGAATTTCTTTAATCTCCCATGCCTACACCGATTTTTCTCTGTtcagggaaaaagaaaatgaaatgtagTCCACTATGCTCGTTGATTGATATAATTTGGATTAAATTTTTTGTGTTATACGCAGGCCCCATTCCGCCAAGGAAAACCAAGCGTAAAAGAAACAGTAGCACCAAACAATATACTCTTCATAGAGAATTTGCCCTACGAAGCCACTAGTATGATGTTGGAAATGCTTTTCCAACAATATCCTGGATTTAGGGAAGTCCGGATGATTGAAGCAAAGCCAGGTATCGCTTTTGTAGAATTTGAAGATGACCAGCAGTCCTCTATGGCAATGCAGGCCCTTCAGGGCTTCAAAATCACACCTCAGAACCCCATGACCATCACTTTTGCCAAGAAGTAGTAACCAATATTATTTTCATAGCAATTTAAGTCCTTGAATTTTTGTGGGAATATTTAGTTGTTGAAGAGTTTTATGCGTGCTGCAGTCTTGTTAGATCTTCAAGAAACCAAAGTCCAGCTACTGATTTTCGCTATAATCTGATTTAGATGAAAGCAAGAAACTCTTATATGgtaattatgttattttgtggCGGTGTTATCTTGCGCTACGTAATCGAGTCGAGAGGGATAACGAAAACGTACTACGGTTGTGGATGTCTATAACATTAACTAATGTgcaaaatatttgtgttttgtttttgttttttaaatagtttgtATGAGTTTTATGCATCAACTTGTAAGAAGTAGAACTTATTTAAATAGGGATTATGTGAGAACATGGAACTCAATTATTGCCTTGACCAACCTTAAACTATCTTATGAAATGATGCTATATTTAATTCGTTGCTTCCGTATATAAGGTGAATACGGAATGCATCCATCTAATTCTAGGCTTCTAGCATTGTCTATTCTTCCATTAATTATTGTAAGATGGATTGAACGTTGAAGCAACGTTATCTTGTTGGTTAGAAAACCCATTAtaactcgtaaaaaaaaaaaaaaaaaaaaaactaacaaacatAAATTAAACAACCCATTGTGAGATGGTGACAGGGTGGTCCCAACTCCCACGTAACCCAGGTTATTTTCTGTAATTTTAGTGCTTCGAAATGAGACATGATGTGACCGAAAACTGACGAAGATTCAAAAGATGAGCCCAAAAAAAACAAGTGGAAGGGTTAGTGATAGGGTTAAACc encodes:
- the LOC121238977 gene encoding U2 small nuclear ribonucleoprotein B'' 2-like gives rise to the protein MLTGDIPPNQTIYIKNLNEKVKKEELKRSLYALFSQYGRIMDVVALKTPKLRGQAWVVFMEVTAASNAVRQMQNFPFYDKPMRIQYAKTKSDCVAKEDGSYDKKKKLEEKAERKQRAEEAQQSSRANGATAENGGSAAPFRQGKPSVKETVAPNNILFIENLPYEATSMMLEMLFQQYPGFREVRMIEAKPGIAFVEFEDDQQSSMAMQALQGFKITPQNPMTITFAKK